Proteins encoded together in one Hymenobacter monticola window:
- the rlmF gene encoding 23S rRNA (adenine(1618)-N(6))-methyltransferase RlmF, with protein sequence MKKPAPATPTEKEQLHPRNPHRAPYDFPQLSQASPALKAFVQPNKFGNLSIDFADPAAVKALNRALLKQFYGIEHWDIPRGYLCPPIPGRADYVHYLADLLADSNGGQLPRGEDITVLDVGVGANCIYPIIGRREYGWHFVGSDVDGVAVRAAQQIEASNPSLAGAIEARLQPSRTRIFDGLIQAGEVFDLTMCNPPFHASAAEAAAGSQRKVAGLGTGPARGRGPRPTLNFGGQHNELWCEGGEAGFMRRMVQESGRRPTSAYWYTSLVSKKETLPGVYRALQTAGATDVRTIEMAQGQKKSRLVAWTFLKPQQQAAWRKARWSPAGA encoded by the coding sequence ATGAAAAAACCCGCCCCCGCCACGCCCACCGAAAAGGAGCAACTGCACCCGCGCAACCCGCACCGCGCGCCCTACGACTTCCCGCAGCTCAGCCAGGCCAGCCCGGCGCTGAAAGCCTTCGTGCAGCCCAACAAGTTCGGCAATCTGTCGATTGACTTCGCCGACCCGGCGGCGGTGAAAGCGCTTAACCGGGCGCTGCTGAAGCAGTTTTATGGCATTGAGCACTGGGACATTCCGCGCGGCTACCTGTGCCCGCCCATTCCCGGCCGGGCCGACTACGTGCACTACCTGGCCGATTTGCTGGCCGACAGCAACGGCGGCCAGCTGCCGCGCGGCGAGGACATCACCGTGCTCGACGTGGGCGTGGGCGCCAACTGCATCTACCCCATCATTGGCCGGCGCGAATACGGCTGGCACTTCGTGGGCTCCGACGTGGACGGCGTGGCCGTGCGCGCCGCCCAGCAGATTGAGGCCTCCAACCCCAGCCTGGCCGGCGCCATCGAGGCCCGCCTGCAACCCTCCCGCACCCGCATTTTCGACGGGCTCATTCAAGCCGGGGAAGTGTTCGACCTGACGATGTGCAACCCGCCCTTTCATGCGTCGGCAGCGGAGGCGGCGGCCGGCTCGCAGCGCAAAGTAGCTGGCCTGGGCACCGGCCCGGCCCGCGGGCGCGGCCCCCGCCCCACGCTCAATTTTGGCGGACAGCACAACGAGTTGTGGTGCGAGGGCGGCGAGGCCGGCTTCATGCGGCGCATGGTGCAGGAAAGCGGGCGGCGGCCCACTTCCGCCTACTGGTACACGTCGTTGGTGTCGAAAAAAGAAACCCTGCCCGGCGTGTACCGCGCCCTGCAAACGGCGGGTGCTACCGACGTGCGCACCATCGAAATGGCTCAGGGCCAGAAGAAAAGCCGCCTTGTGGCCTGGACGTTTCTGAAGCCGCAGCAGCAAGCCGCCTGGCGAAAAGCCCGCTGGAGCCCGGCCGGCGCCTGA
- a CDS encoding cold-shock protein: protein MGRSQETFGKKDNEKKRAKKKTEKEERKAERQANAKSGVALEEMFAYVDEDGNITTTPPDPTRKRVIKDEDIQISVRKQEDREPEDTTRTGTVTFFNGSKGYGFIKDSQSQESIFVHANALGGLTIGEGDKVTFETEMGMKGPNAVRVKKASATPPPAAAE from the coding sequence ATGGGTAGGTCTCAAGAGACATTTGGTAAGAAAGACAACGAGAAAAAGCGCGCCAAGAAGAAAACCGAGAAGGAGGAGCGCAAAGCCGAGCGCCAGGCCAACGCCAAATCGGGCGTGGCCCTGGAAGAAATGTTTGCTTACGTGGACGAGGACGGTAACATCACCACCACCCCGCCCGACCCCACCCGCAAGCGCGTCATCAAGGACGAGGACATTCAAATCAGCGTGCGCAAGCAGGAAGACCGGGAGCCCGAGGACACGACCCGCACCGGCACCGTCACGTTCTTCAACGGTTCGAAGGGCTACGGCTTCATCAAGGACAGCCAGAGCCAGGAAAGCATTTTCGTGCACGCCAACGCCCTGGGCGGCCTCACCATTGGCGAGGGCGACAAGGTGACTTTCGAAACCGAAATGGGCATGAAAGGCCCCAACGCCGTGCGCGTGAAAAAGGCCAGCGCCACCCCGCCGCCCGCCGCGGCCGAGTAA
- a CDS encoding putative sensor domain DACNV-containing protein — protein MLSEPTYLTARMAAPMIEAHFARHHAASLEDADRLAAPPEAQWVEAVVDVAFWASLRREEGHPPRISLALLPPDQVRRPLLFGHKRRLTPYNLLKLAPAVEQPGIHLGVWHDADGLYLWGTANTIPSLCFVLEVVEPGLLVVKHRRVGGFGKYVNVAVLRGDHLQLVDEEHGGMADCPALRAFLPGRSLPSAGSGEVDNVLLELAAAMRAHGRGGLVLVVPPGSDKWQESVVHPLSYPVAPAYKGITLRRRPGQSRRGLQTQLHRSIGVVGGFTAVDGATVITQDYHLLAFGAKVTRAARSTPVEVMTLTEPVVGSEPRQLHPAQNGGTRHLAAAQFVHDQRDAIALVASMDGFFTVFAWSEDLQQVHAHRIDVLLL, from the coding sequence ATGCTTTCCGAACCCACTTACCTCACGGCGCGCATGGCCGCGCCCATGATTGAAGCCCATTTTGCCCGGCACCACGCCGCCAGCCTGGAAGACGCCGACCGGCTGGCCGCCCCACCCGAGGCGCAGTGGGTGGAAGCCGTGGTTGACGTGGCATTTTGGGCCAGCCTGCGCCGGGAGGAGGGCCACCCGCCGCGCATTTCGCTGGCGCTGCTGCCGCCCGACCAGGTGCGCCGGCCGCTGCTGTTCGGCCACAAGCGCCGCCTCACGCCCTACAACCTGCTGAAGCTGGCGCCCGCCGTGGAGCAGCCTGGCATTCACCTCGGCGTGTGGCACGACGCCGATGGCCTCTACCTCTGGGGCACGGCCAATACCATTCCCTCGCTGTGCTTTGTGCTCGAAGTGGTGGAGCCCGGCCTGCTGGTGGTGAAGCACCGCCGCGTGGGCGGTTTCGGCAAGTACGTGAATGTGGCCGTGCTGCGCGGCGACCACCTGCAACTGGTGGACGAGGAGCACGGCGGTATGGCCGACTGCCCGGCCCTGCGCGCCTTCCTGCCCGGCCGGAGCCTGCCCTCGGCCGGCTCCGGCGAGGTCGATAACGTGCTGCTGGAGCTGGCCGCTGCCATGCGCGCCCACGGCCGCGGCGGCCTGGTGCTGGTGGTGCCCCCCGGCTCCGACAAGTGGCAGGAATCGGTGGTGCACCCGCTGAGCTACCCCGTGGCGCCGGCTTACAAGGGCATCACGCTGCGGCGCCGGCCGGGGCAGTCGCGCCGCGGCCTCCAAACCCAGCTGCACCGCAGCATCGGCGTGGTGGGCGGCTTCACCGCCGTAGACGGCGCCACCGTCATCACCCAGGACTACCACCTGCTGGCCTTCGGGGCCAAGGTGACGCGGGCCGCCCGCAGCACGCCCGTGGAGGTGATGACGCTGACCGAGCCCGTGGTGGGCAGCGAGCCCCGGCAACTGCATCCGGCCCAGAACGGCGGCACGCGCCACCTGGCCGCCGCCCAGTTTGTGCACGACCAGCGCGACGCCATTGCCCTGGTGGCCAGCATGGATGGGTTTTTCACGGTTTTCGCTTGGTCAGAGGACTTGCAGCAGGTGCACGCCCACCGTATCGACGTGCTGCTGCTCTGA
- a CDS encoding outer membrane beta-barrel family protein, with protein sequence MKNAPASVLLLSALAALPATVAAQAPAAAQAATKGTAAAKVAAQSLSRSAAQSLTGTVADSLGRQALPFATVVLQSADDAKTLLSTVSDAQGAFRFEAVPAGRYTLQVRYVGYKAAAPVALTMAADKPAALAPVLLAADRKMLGGVTVTATKPFIEQRADKLVLNVAASPIAAGGTAYDVLGRAPGVLESSAGFQLRGKNVTVLLDGKPTNLAGDELKALLSAMPGNTLDKVEVIANPSARYDANSAAILNIITTKSLKFGTNGVATLGVGAGQYGRYNAGLSLNHRTAKLNVFGGLDRQDNQTYSTTQARRTAGGELEIIENGREVRRSQSNTARLGFDYTLSKTTSFGLTAKGMLNTRDRAADNLAQLGTAAGLASASNVHTDGTAQFLSPSVNLYYKTTLDTTGRTLSLNADYFGYQKDWQNEYLTRNFDGGLQEVGPAGLLRDNSPARNSVHSASADYSQPLYKGTLEAGLKTTFTTTDNDIRWEQATAGQPWTVDAGKTNHFIYRENINAAYGTYARTVQKMSLQVGLRAEQTNTDGTSLTTGQSTQRHYLSFFPSVAAQYNQSEKVQLGFSYSRKIDRFRFGIVNPFVTYISQYRYAQGNPNIRPSFSHNFEFTHSYNSLLTTSISYGHHTDVLVETYQKNDATQVVVNSFDNFRSAESLSASTTLMKPWLNNKWMTVTTLGLEYARINQTASVGLGASRPSAYLSSNHTLTLPKGFKAELSAMYMSPMTFGGLAFQSRFSSSVGVSKLLFKDAATLTLNVTDLFNTQQNRYSVLANGVNSVNLDKVESRFVKLNFSYKFGNKNVKASQRRSTGIEAEKMRMDN encoded by the coding sequence ATGAAAAACGCTCCCGCCTCCGTTCTGCTCTTAAGCGCCCTTGCCGCCCTGCCCGCCACGGTGGCCGCCCAGGCCCCAGCCGCCGCTCAAGCCGCCACCAAAGGCACTGCCGCTGCTAAAGTGGCTGCCCAGTCGCTTAGCCGCTCCGCTGCCCAGTCCCTCACCGGCACCGTGGCCGACAGCCTCGGCCGCCAGGCGCTGCCCTTCGCCACCGTGGTGCTGCAAAGCGCCGATGACGCCAAAACCCTGCTCAGCACCGTGAGCGACGCGCAGGGCGCCTTCCGCTTCGAGGCCGTGCCCGCCGGGCGCTACACGCTGCAGGTGCGCTACGTGGGCTACAAAGCTGCCGCGCCCGTGGCCCTCACCATGGCCGCCGATAAGCCCGCCGCTCTGGCCCCCGTGCTGCTGGCCGCCGACCGCAAAATGCTGGGCGGCGTGACCGTGACGGCCACTAAGCCGTTCATCGAGCAGCGAGCCGACAAGCTGGTGCTCAACGTGGCCGCCAGCCCCATTGCCGCCGGCGGCACCGCCTACGACGTGCTGGGCCGTGCCCCCGGCGTGCTCGAAAGCAGCGCCGGCTTCCAGCTGCGCGGCAAAAACGTGACCGTGCTGCTCGACGGCAAGCCCACCAACCTGGCCGGCGACGAGCTGAAAGCCCTGCTCAGCGCCATGCCCGGCAATACGCTGGATAAAGTCGAAGTCATTGCCAATCCCTCGGCCCGCTACGACGCCAACAGCGCGGCCATCCTCAACATCATCACTACCAAAAGCCTGAAATTCGGCACCAACGGCGTGGCCACGCTGGGTGTGGGCGCCGGCCAGTACGGCCGCTACAACGCCGGCCTCAGCCTCAACCACCGCACCGCCAAGCTGAACGTGTTCGGTGGCCTCGACCGCCAGGACAACCAGACCTACAGCACCACCCAGGCCCGGCGCACTGCCGGCGGCGAGCTGGAAATCATTGAAAACGGCCGCGAGGTGCGCCGCAGCCAGAGCAACACGGCCCGGCTGGGCTTCGACTACACGCTGAGCAAGACCACCTCTTTCGGCCTCACCGCCAAGGGCATGCTGAACACCCGCGACCGGGCCGCCGACAACCTGGCCCAGTTGGGCACGGCCGCCGGCCTGGCATCGGCCTCGAACGTGCACACCGATGGCACCGCCCAATTCCTGAGCCCCTCGGTGAACCTGTACTACAAAACCACCCTCGACACCACCGGCCGCACCCTGAGCTTGAACGCCGACTACTTTGGCTACCAGAAGGACTGGCAGAACGAATACCTGACCCGCAACTTCGACGGCGGCTTGCAGGAAGTCGGGCCCGCTGGCCTGCTGCGCGACAACTCGCCGGCCCGCAACTCGGTGCACTCAGCCTCGGCCGACTACTCGCAACCGCTTTACAAAGGCACGCTGGAGGCCGGCCTGAAAACCACCTTCACCACCACCGACAACGACATCCGCTGGGAGCAGGCCACGGCCGGCCAGCCCTGGACCGTGGACGCGGGCAAAACCAACCACTTCATCTACCGCGAAAACATCAACGCCGCCTACGGCACCTACGCCCGCACCGTGCAGAAAATGAGCCTGCAAGTGGGCCTGCGCGCCGAGCAAACCAACACCGACGGCACCTCCCTCACCACCGGCCAAAGCACCCAGCGCCACTACCTGAGTTTCTTCCCCAGCGTGGCGGCCCAGTACAACCAGTCGGAAAAAGTGCAGCTGGGCTTCTCCTACAGCCGCAAGATTGACCGGTTCCGCTTCGGCATCGTCAACCCCTTCGTCACCTACATCAGCCAGTACCGATACGCCCAGGGCAACCCCAACATCCGCCCCTCGTTCTCGCACAACTTCGAGTTCACGCACTCCTACAACAGCCTGCTCACCACGTCCATCAGCTACGGCCACCACACCGACGTGCTGGTGGAAACCTACCAGAAAAACGACGCCACGCAGGTCGTGGTCAACTCCTTCGACAACTTCCGCAGCGCCGAATCCCTCTCGGCCAGCACCACGCTCATGAAGCCCTGGCTGAACAACAAGTGGATGACCGTGACCACCCTCGGCCTCGAATACGCCCGCATCAACCAAACCGCCAGCGTGGGCCTGGGCGCGTCCCGCCCCTCGGCCTATCTCTCCAGCAACCACACCCTCACGCTGCCCAAAGGTTTCAAAGCCGAACTCTCGGCCATGTACATGTCGCCGATGACCTTCGGCGGGCTGGCCTTCCAGTCGCGCTTCAGCAGCAGCGTGGGCGTCTCCAAGTTGCTGTTCAAGGACGCAGCCACGCTCACCCTCAACGTCACTGACCTGTTCAACACCCAGCAGAACCGCTACTCGGTACTTGCCAATGGCGTCAATTCTGTGAACCTCGACAAGGTGGAAAGCCGCTTCGTGAAACTCAACTTCAGCTATAAGTTTGGCAACAAGAACGTGAAAGCCAGCCAGCGCCGCAGCACCGGCATCGAAGCCGAAAAGATGCGCATGGATAACTAA
- a CDS encoding sensor histidine kinase gives MQAPPPADRPSRFPLLFELLIWALYVGVFKYARFMEDAALVHRPGHPSNFPYPQLILFALLATVYVVPYYRWLVPALLRQRRYALLGVGTLLYLWWGTKLNLWLAALLFVPVAAPPLLTDYYQQLAAMSGQQLLHVANPYLGLLLTDFLAFSCVAFVRVAFEQEYRRRHVERDHLALQLTQLKSQLQPHFLFNTLNSIYGLSLAGSPETPRFILLLSELMRYVLYDSGKEYIALPEEITFLENYFEMEQRKYAGARITLTTVGPGAAGLQVPPLLLLPLVENSFKHGRHHYSDDASVDATLTTAPGRLHFVIENDMLPEMPAAPGKPRSGGIGLVNIRQRLQLYYPNAHELRLSEKDGRYRAELTLQFP, from the coding sequence ATGCAAGCCCCCCCACCCGCCGACCGGCCCAGCCGCTTCCCCCTGCTGTTTGAGCTCCTGATTTGGGCACTCTACGTGGGCGTATTCAAGTATGCGCGCTTCATGGAAGACGCCGCCCTGGTGCACCGGCCCGGCCACCCCAGCAACTTTCCCTACCCGCAGCTCATCCTGTTTGCACTGCTGGCCACCGTCTACGTGGTGCCCTATTACCGCTGGCTGGTGCCCGCGCTGCTGCGGCAGCGGCGCTACGCCCTGCTGGGCGTGGGCACGCTGCTCTACCTGTGGTGGGGCACCAAGCTCAACCTCTGGCTGGCGGCGCTGCTGTTTGTGCCCGTGGCGGCCCCGCCCCTGCTCACCGACTACTACCAGCAGTTGGCCGCGATGTCGGGCCAGCAGCTGCTGCACGTGGCCAACCCCTACCTGGGCCTGCTGCTCACCGATTTTCTGGCCTTTAGCTGCGTGGCCTTCGTGCGGGTGGCGTTTGAGCAGGAATACCGGCGCCGCCACGTAGAGCGCGACCACCTGGCCCTGCAACTAACACAGCTCAAGAGCCAGCTCCAGCCCCACTTCCTGTTCAACACCCTCAACAGCATCTACGGCCTGAGCCTGGCCGGCTCGCCCGAAACGCCGCGCTTCATCCTGCTGCTCTCGGAGCTGATGCGCTACGTGCTGTATGACAGCGGCAAGGAGTACATCGCGCTGCCCGAGGAAATCACCTTTCTGGAAAACTACTTCGAGATGGAGCAGCGCAAATACGCCGGCGCGCGCATCACCCTCACCACCGTCGGGCCGGGCGCGGCGGGCCTGCAGGTGCCGCCCCTGCTGCTGCTGCCGCTGGTCGAAAACAGCTTCAAGCACGGCCGCCACCATTATTCCGACGATGCCAGCGTGGATGCCACCCTCACCACCGCGCCCGGCCGGTTGCACTTCGTCATTGAAAACGACATGCTACCGGAAATGCCGGCCGCGCCGGGCAAGCCCCGCAGCGGCGGCATTGGTCTGGTGAACATCCGCCAGCGGCTGCAACTGTACTACCCCAACGCCCACGAGCTGCGACTGTCGGAAAAGGACGGCCGGTACCGGGCGGAGCTTACTTTGCAGTTTCCGTAG